The proteins below are encoded in one region of Ostrea edulis chromosome 3, xbOstEdul1.1, whole genome shotgun sequence:
- the LOC125674013 gene encoding uncharacterized protein LOC125674013 → MWICNQSNYKLRHESRGVCIIRVKNMEEGIRGMSALGRNVLEYITPESSIINDRLIDTAIQTEDAVDMPILDNESRTNAASFTENINKVQNEFRTNTAIFTKNGEDISMQVNEFRRNTVIVSENREDINILENECRTDTAIFPENRENINILENEYRTNTAISTENGENINILENEYRTNTAIFTDNGENINILENEYRTNTAIFTDNGENINILENEYRTNTAIFTDNGENINILENEYGTNAAILPENLHNHPIAIPFRIGNELNITLSESVIADNGLINIRLSQSVFIQDDHINIDEWKLVTIY, encoded by the coding sequence ATGTGGATATGCAACCAATCAAATTATAAACTACGTCATGAATCACGGGGTGTGTGTATCATCAGAGTAAAAAACATGGAAGAAGGGATAAGAGGAATGTCTGCTCTAGGTAGGAATGTACTTGAATATATTACACCAGAATCATCAATTATTAATGACAGGTTAATAGATACTGCTATTCAAACAGAAGATGCGGTAGATATGCCTATACTGGATAATGAAAGTAGAACAAATGCTGCCAgttttacagaaaatataaataaagtaCAAAATGAATTTAGAACAAATACTGctatttttacaaaaaatggAGAAGATATAAGCATGCAAGTTAATGAATTTAGAAGAAATACTGTCATTGTTTCAGAAAATAGAGAAGATATAAATATACTAGAAAATGAATGTAGGACAGATACTGCTATTTTTCCAGAAAATagagaaaatataaacatactaGAAAATGAATATAGGACGAATACTGCTATTTCTACAGAAAATggagaaaatataaacatactaGAAAATGAATATAGGACAAATACTGCTATTTTTACAGATAAtggagaaaatataaatatactagAAAATGAATATAGGACAAATACTGCTATTTTTACAGATAAtggagaaaatataaatatactagAAAATGAATATAGGACAAATACTGCTATTTTTACAGATAAtggagaaaatataaatatactagAAAATGAATATGGAACAAACGCTGCTATTCTCCCTGAAAATTTACACAATCACCCAATAGCTATACCATTTCGTATAGGAAATGAATTAAACATAACATTATCAGAATCAGTGATTGCTGACAATGGCTTAATCAACATAAGATTGTCACAATCAGTGTTTATCCAAGATGACCACATCAATATTGATGAATGGAAATTGGTGACAATTTACTAA